The genomic interval GATTATCAAGAAAAACACTAACAAGGAGAGAACTGTTCCCAGAGTGGCCCTGACACCCTctgaaaagggaaaatgtgGTGTAAGAACAGTGGACCAGGTTATAAAATGCACCTCTGCCGATTAAAATTATTATACATGGTATCCAGGTCGTGTATTGCCGACTGTCGGCAATcttcatcaggccacctatttatggacggagcgcctgtctaccagcgtcGGAGAGTATGGGCGTTTCCTCATCATTGGTGTTGTACAACTCGTTGATAAGCATCGCCCTGCTGGATTGAAGAACGCGCAGGACCTGACTATTTTATTGGCTCCCCACGGGggctctctgtgcgccccggaagactggacaagtgcttccctgcggtccaggaggactgtcaaTTTGATCTTTTGATAACTTTTGAATAAAGACTTGGTTGTTGAACTTTTaccactgcgttttgcctgctttcgggtcctgtgtTCCTTCCTGCAgtgggcgtggaggagctgatagttgcaacagctggcactgcaggcaggtgcACCAGTCGGCACCAATcttcatcaggccacctatttatggacggAGCACCTGTCTACCAGCACcggagagttttggtgtttaCCCATGGTAGAGCTGACTTTTGTTTCCTCATCATTGGTGTTGTACAACTCGTTGATAGCATCGCCCTGCTCTTTCGAGGTCTCCACCCCAccctgctggactggagaacGTGCAGGAACTGACTCTTGTATTggctccctgctggagctctATGTGCACCCCGGAAGACTGGatgagtgcttccctgcggtccaggaggactgccaattTGATCTTTTGAATAAAGATTTGGTGGTTGAACTTTTCCCATTGTGTTTTTCGTGTTTAGAATTATTATACATtggtgttggggtccagggttccaggtCGTGTGTTGCGGTCCaatttgtttcttcctgcagggggtgtggAGGAGCCGATATTTgcaacagctggcactgcaAGCAGGCGCACCTATCGGCAATCTTcctcaggccacctatttatggacggagcgcctgtctaccagcaTCGGAGAGTTTGGGCGTTTCCTCATCATTGGTGTTGTACAACTCGTTGATAAGCATCGCCCTGCTGGATTGAAGAACgcgcaggacctgactcttgtgTTGGCTCCCCGGTGGAGCTCTATGTGCACCCCGGAAGACTGGATGAGTGcgtccctgcggtccaggaggactgccaattTGATCTTTTGAATAAAGATTTGGTGGTTGAACTTTTAccattgtgttttttgtgtttaaaattattatacattagtgttggggtccagggtccattgtgttttgcctgcttttgggtcccaaAACACATtggcttttaaataaatctttaaGTCCAGGACAACCTACAGGACAGAGCCCTTTTAAATGGGTTACAAATAGGTCAATAGGATGACTGTAGTCAATAAATGGAAGTGGAACCTGAAGGCTGTGCAACTGTCGGCTTCTCTCTTCCCACCGTTGCCACCCACGACTCAGAGGGGCTCCAATCACTCCAGGTCGATTTGTGTCTTGTGGCTTGCACTCGAATGCGCGCCTCATACTTATCGCCTTTAATCAGGTCATCAGGCAGCCGTATTTGGCAACTGAGACCTTTCGACTTGCACTCTTTCGAAAGCGGGGGGTCCTGACAATGAAACCAGGAAATAAAGTCTTATGACTTCCTtctacacgtgtgtgtgtgtgtgtgtgtgtgtggatataaCACTGTAAAGTAAACAGTGAATATTAGAAACTAAGTCAGACTTCATAAAGACATACCTCCATGGTTGATCCTGTTGCCTCAGTTGAAGCTGGCCGCAGTACTCTTTGAATCTCAAGTGGCGGGGGTACTGAGGGAACCAGACAACGGTGGTAAGGTTGACCTCTGGTTTTGGCGGGGGGTTCAGCTTTACTAAAGAAACACAGCATATTTCAGACCCTGTGGGGCTGGCAGGGAATGTTATATTGCGTTAGTCATACTGACTGTGGCAGGATGGTATGTAGGTGACGCTCAGAACTTGCCCCTTGGTGCTACAGATGATGTTAATGAACCACGTCTGGGTTTCAGCAAACTGAGAAAAGTTTAAGAGAAAATGACTTGGAAGATTTTCTCAAGATGCAAATGACAACTGCAAAGATGTGACAGTCAACATCCTAAAACAAGCGGGGAGCTCCGCTCCAGGGTACCAATGGGTAACAACAATGACTTCCTTAAAGCAGCAAACTTTACCCTAAAGAAGAGGGTAAACTTGGTTAAAACTGTCAACGAGGTGATTATAGGATGCTTACACGGTACTTCTTGAAGAACATGGTGCAGTTCTTCTGCTTCGGTCTGGAGAGATCCACAGGATGTAGTTGGCAGGAACTGTTGTAATAATTGTCCCTGTAAAACCACATCATGATGATCAGCATAACGTGCAGCAAACATTCATTCAAAATGGAAGATTTCTGTAGCTTATCATACTCGTGTGGCCGCACCGCTTCTATTGTGCACACATCGTCCTGGTGTTTGTGCGTACTGTTCCACACGCAGTTGATGGTGTTGTTGTAATTATTGTAGcaggacaggtctgca from Takifugu flavidus isolate HTHZ2018 unplaced genomic scaffold, ASM371156v2 ctg909, whole genome shotgun sequence carries:
- the LOC130521359 gene encoding uncharacterized protein LOC130521359, whose translation is MEKTIKCHLGYLLLLPFGFILAQECSILPENLSCYNNYNNTINCVWNSTHKHQDDVCTIEAVRPHEDNYYNSSCQLHPVDLSRPKQKNCTMFFKKYRFAETQTWFINIICSTKGQVLSVTYIPSCHIKLNPPPKPEVNLTTVVWFPQYPRHLRFKEYCGQLQLRQQDQPWRYVFMKSDLVSNIHCLLYSVISTHTHTHTHV